One stretch of Paenibacillus sp. AN1007 DNA includes these proteins:
- a CDS encoding DUF6171 family protein has translation MKSSGYEQQRPSEGRNAPCKGCDSQYDVHISDAKMARLVEIASRSRATVENDEYERRLAICSACPDLQYGTTCRHCGCLVQVRAKIADSTCPYPHASQWV, from the coding sequence ATGAAGTCCTCCGGTTACGAACAGCAGCGTCCAAGCGAGGGTAGAAATGCACCCTGTAAGGGCTGTGACAGTCAGTATGATGTTCATATTAGTGATGCCAAAATGGCTCGTCTGGTCGAAATCGCTTCCCGCTCACGTGCCACGGTAGAAAACGATGAGTATGAACGGAGGCTTGCCATCTGCTCTGCCTGTCCTGATCTGCAGTACGGAACAACGTGCCGGCATTGCGGATGCCTTGTGCAGGTTCGTGCCAAAATAGCGGACTCTACCTGTCCTTATCCGCATGCATCGCAGTGGGTATGA
- a CDS encoding DUF1934 domain-containing protein, whose product MSKMRPVQIRLHSRYEGEDVLQEMQGEAVVKGAYLYVRYEEPQAGPEGGMTRTTLKLGEQSIKIIRHGEVESEQTFELNRKLPGFYRSPYMSFALSTNTQKLELSIQGLSARAAWSYDFYRFDEEAGHFAISLHIQEEPNS is encoded by the coding sequence ATGTCGAAGATGCGACCGGTTCAGATCCGGCTGCACAGCCGTTATGAAGGGGAAGATGTACTGCAGGAGATGCAGGGAGAAGCTGTGGTCAAGGGAGCGTATCTGTATGTTCGCTATGAAGAGCCACAGGCTGGACCCGAGGGAGGCATGACCCGTACAACATTGAAGCTGGGCGAACAATCCATCAAGATTATACGTCATGGTGAGGTGGAATCGGAGCAGACGTTCGAATTGAACAGAAAGCTTCCGGGTTTCTACCGTTCACCATATATGTCGTTTGCCCTGTCCACGAATACACAGAAGCTGGAACTTTCCATTCAGGGATTGAGCGCACGCGCAGCGTGGAGCTACGACTTTTACCGCTTTGATGAAGAAGCCGGACATTTTGCGATTAGTTTGCATATACAGGAGGAACCAAATTCATGA
- the speB gene encoding agmatinase, with protein MKLDQAYSGNVFICSSEDYENSKAVIYGMPMDYTVSFRPGSRFGPAHIRQASVGLEEYSPYLDKSIVDMTYFDAGDLLLPFGNAGRSLEVIHEYIGSLLADNKFPIGLGGEHLVTWPVIQQMYKKYPDLILIHIDAHADLREHYEGEPLSHSTPVRKAAELMGGQNIYQFGIRSGSREEFQYGRENINFYPFEVAAPMKEALPKMGSRPVYVTIDIDVLDPSAAPGTGTAEAGGITSKELLEAVHMIAGSDVNVVGCDLVEVAPIYDPTQQTQIVAAKLIREMLLGFVK; from the coding sequence ATGAAACTGGATCAAGCTTATTCAGGAAACGTATTTATTTGCAGCTCTGAAGATTATGAAAATTCCAAAGCGGTCATCTACGGCATGCCGATGGACTACACCGTCAGCTTCCGTCCGGGTTCCCGTTTCGGCCCGGCTCATATCCGTCAGGCATCGGTTGGACTTGAAGAGTACAGCCCGTATCTCGATAAAAGCATTGTGGATATGACCTATTTTGATGCTGGAGATCTGCTTCTGCCGTTCGGCAACGCGGGACGCAGCCTTGAGGTTATCCATGAATACATCGGCAGCCTGCTGGCAGATAACAAGTTCCCGATTGGTCTTGGTGGCGAGCATCTGGTGACTTGGCCGGTGATTCAACAGATGTACAAGAAATATCCGGATCTCATTTTGATCCACATTGATGCACACGCAGACCTTCGTGAACACTATGAAGGAGAGCCCCTGTCTCACTCGACACCTGTGCGTAAAGCCGCTGAACTGATGGGTGGTCAAAATATTTATCAATTCGGTATCCGTTCCGGCTCCCGTGAGGAGTTCCAGTACGGCCGCGAAAATATTAACTTCTACCCGTTTGAAGTAGCGGCTCCAATGAAAGAAGCTCTGCCAAAAATGGGCAGCCGTCCAGTCTATGTAACCATCGATATCGATGTGCTTGATCCTTCTGCTGCACCAGGAACCGGAACAGCAGAAGCTGGCGGAATTACATCCAAAGAACTGCTCGAAGCAGTTCACATGATCGCTGGATCAGATGTGAACGTTGTAGGCTGTGACTTGGTTGAAGTAGCGCCAATCTATGATCCGACACAGCAGACACAGATCGTAGCTGCCAAGTTGATTCGTGAAATGCTGCTTGGGTTTGTAAAGTAG
- the argS gene encoding arginine--tRNA ligase, translated as MTRNPLDTINERVSSAIGSAIVAAGIVTQEELPAITLEVPREKSHGDLATNAAMQLTKIAKRNPRQIAEEIIANLDLADAGIEKAEIAGPGFINFKLDKSYLYPVLNLVHEQGEDFGRIDVGAGKKVEMEFVSANPTGSLHLGHARGAAVGDALCNILDYAGYDVTREYYINDAGNQVFNLARSIEARYLQELGQEAEMPEDGYHGEDIKGFAKELVAEKGDSLLSMHPGDRAAYFRDYGLEKELDKIKRDLNRFRVNFDIWFSETSLYDNGEVLRVLDELRDRNEIYEKDGATWLKTMQYGDDKERVLIKNDGTYTYLTPDIAYHRDKYSRGYDTMINIWGADHHGYIPRMKAAMQALGNDPDKLVVLIAQMVSLFQNGEKVKMSKRTGKAVTMEDLMDEVGIDAIRYFFTMRSMDSHLDFDMDLAISTSNENPVFYVQYAHARVCSVYRQAEEQGIELLPLAQIDLSKLTTEHEYDLLRKMGELPEEIAAAAAGYAPHRIIRYVYELASLFHSYYRAERVITEDAQQTQARLALIGAVRTVIATALRLVGVSAPDKM; from the coding sequence ATGACACGTAATCCACTAGATACCATTAATGAACGGGTAAGTTCTGCAATCGGCAGTGCCATCGTGGCAGCCGGTATTGTAACACAGGAAGAACTTCCTGCAATTACGCTTGAAGTGCCGCGCGAGAAGTCCCATGGGGATCTGGCTACCAACGCGGCAATGCAGTTGACCAAAATTGCCAAGCGCAACCCTCGCCAGATTGCCGAGGAGATTATTGCCAACCTGGATCTTGCCGATGCAGGCATTGAGAAGGCAGAGATTGCAGGGCCGGGGTTTATTAACTTCAAATTGGACAAGAGTTATCTCTATCCGGTTCTTAACTTGGTACATGAGCAGGGCGAGGACTTCGGAAGAATCGACGTTGGAGCAGGGAAAAAGGTCGAGATGGAATTTGTCAGCGCCAATCCGACAGGAAGTCTTCATCTGGGTCATGCCCGCGGTGCTGCTGTAGGGGATGCACTGTGCAATATTCTGGATTACGCAGGTTACGATGTCACTCGTGAATATTATATTAATGATGCGGGTAACCAGGTGTTTAATCTGGCGCGTTCCATTGAAGCGCGTTACTTGCAAGAGCTCGGTCAAGAGGCTGAAATGCCGGAAGATGGCTACCATGGAGAAGATATCAAAGGTTTTGCGAAGGAACTGGTTGCTGAAAAAGGGGACAGCCTGCTGTCCATGCACCCAGGAGATCGCGCAGCATATTTCCGTGATTATGGACTGGAGAAGGAACTCGACAAAATCAAACGAGACCTGAACCGCTTCCGTGTGAATTTCGATATCTGGTTCAGCGAAACATCATTGTATGATAATGGCGAAGTGCTTCGCGTACTGGACGAGCTGCGTGACCGCAACGAGATTTATGAAAAAGACGGCGCAACCTGGCTGAAAACGATGCAGTATGGGGACGACAAGGAACGCGTACTGATCAAAAATGACGGTACGTATACTTATCTGACACCGGATATTGCATATCACCGTGATAAGTATTCCCGTGGCTATGACACGATGATCAACATTTGGGGAGCCGATCACCATGGATATATTCCTCGGATGAAAGCAGCTATGCAGGCACTGGGCAATGACCCGGACAAGCTGGTTGTCCTGATTGCACAGATGGTCAGCCTGTTCCAGAATGGCGAGAAAGTTAAAATGTCCAAACGTACAGGGAAAGCTGTAACGATGGAAGACCTGATGGATGAAGTCGGCATCGACGCCATTCGTTATTTCTTCACGATGCGCAGCATGGATTCCCATCTGGACTTTGACATGGATCTGGCGATTTCGACATCGAATGAAAACCCGGTGTTCTATGTGCAGTATGCACATGCACGTGTATGCAGCGTGTATCGTCAAGCCGAAGAGCAGGGCATAGAGCTGCTGCCGCTGGCACAGATTGATCTGTCCAAGCTTACAACGGAACATGAGTATGACCTTCTTCGCAAAATGGGCGAGCTGCCTGAAGAGATTGCGGCAGCGGCTGCAGGTTATGCACCGCACCGCATTATTCGTTATGTCTACGAACTGGCATCCCTGTTCCACAGTTACTACCGGGCTGAGCGCGTCATTACCGAAGACGCGCAGCAGACCCAGGCGCGTCTGGCGCTGATCGGTGCCGTTCGCACCGTCATCGCAACAGCGCTCCGTCTGGTGGGCGTATCCGCACCAGACAAAATGTAA
- a CDS encoding alpha-N-arabinofuranosidase — MVNVTLKADSDQGLINRNIYGHFSEHLGRCIYEGLWVGEDSSIPNTEGIRNDVLGALQKLNIPVLRWPGGCFADEYHWKDGVGPKSERARMINTHWGGVEENNHFGTHEFMRLCELLGAEPYISGNLGSGTVQEMQEWVEYITFDGESPMANWRKQNGREEPWKLKYFGVGNENWGCGGNMRPEYYADEYRRYATYVRNYSGNQIYKIACGPNDSNYEWMEVLMREAARFMDGISLHYYTIPTGVWEDKGNATGFGEAEWFTTLKKTLFMDELLVKHSEIMDKYDPEGRVGIIVDEWGTWYNVEPGTNPGFLYQQNTMRDAVLAAVNLNIFNQHNKRVHMANLAQIVNVLQSLVLTEGDKMLLTPTYHVFDMYQVHMDAQRLDLSYESPGYTFGDETIPQLSLSASRNKDGVIHVTASNLSHTDELEVVVQLEAGQAAGVSGQLLHNTDFGAYNTFEQPDQVKPAAWDGLVLENNTLRFMLPPASVGVIAVKA; from the coding sequence ATGGTTAATGTTACTTTAAAGGCTGATTCAGACCAAGGATTAATAAATCGCAATATATATGGTCACTTTTCCGAGCATTTGGGACGATGCATTTATGAAGGGTTGTGGGTAGGCGAGGACTCTTCTATTCCGAATACAGAAGGTATCCGTAACGATGTGCTTGGCGCGCTCCAGAAGCTGAACATTCCTGTACTTCGCTGGCCTGGCGGATGCTTTGCCGATGAGTATCACTGGAAAGATGGAGTGGGACCGAAAAGTGAACGTGCACGCATGATCAATACGCACTGGGGCGGCGTGGAAGAGAATAACCACTTTGGAACACATGAATTCATGAGATTGTGTGAGCTGCTTGGTGCTGAGCCGTATATCAGCGGCAACCTCGGCAGTGGAACAGTACAGGAAATGCAGGAATGGGTAGAGTACATTACGTTTGACGGTGAGTCTCCTATGGCGAACTGGCGGAAGCAGAACGGCCGCGAAGAGCCGTGGAAGCTGAAGTATTTTGGTGTGGGCAACGAGAACTGGGGATGCGGAGGCAACATGCGCCCAGAGTATTATGCCGATGAATATCGTCGCTATGCTACATATGTACGTAATTATTCAGGAAATCAAATTTATAAAATTGCATGCGGCCCGAACGACAGCAACTATGAGTGGATGGAAGTTCTGATGCGGGAAGCGGCGCGTTTCATGGACGGAATCAGTCTCCATTACTATACGATTCCAACAGGCGTGTGGGAAGATAAGGGGAACGCCACCGGTTTTGGCGAGGCAGAGTGGTTTACCACATTGAAGAAAACATTGTTCATGGATGAACTGCTCGTGAAGCATTCCGAAATCATGGACAAATATGATCCGGAAGGCCGCGTTGGTATCATTGTAGACGAGTGGGGAACGTGGTACAACGTTGAGCCGGGGACAAATCCGGGTTTCCTTTACCAGCAGAATACGATGCGTGATGCTGTCCTCGCAGCTGTGAACCTGAATATTTTCAATCAGCATAACAAACGGGTGCATATGGCGAATCTGGCTCAGATCGTTAATGTACTGCAATCACTCGTGCTTACCGAGGGAGATAAAATGCTCTTGACGCCGACGTACCACGTATTCGATATGTATCAGGTTCATATGGATGCGCAGCGTCTGGATCTCAGCTATGAGAGTCCGGGATATACGTTCGGAGACGAGACGATCCCGCAGCTCAGCTTATCGGCATCACGTAACAAAGACGGGGTCATTCATGTGACAGCAAGTAATCTCAGTCATACCGATGAGCTTGAAGTAGTAGTGCAGCTGGAGGCAGGTCAAGCGGCAGGCGTATCGGGACAGCTTCTCCATAACACTGACTTTGGAGCATACAATACGTTTGAACAGCCTGATCAGGTGAAGCCTGCGGCTTGGGACGGGCTTGTATTGGAGAATAACACACTGCGTTTTATGCTGCCTCCGGCGTCTGTTGGTGTGATCGCTGTTAAGGCTTAA
- the speE gene encoding polyamine aminopropyltransferase, protein MELWFTEKQTPVFGITAKIKQTYVTEQTDFQDLAIIETEEFGNMLVLDGMVMTTVKDEFVYHEMAAHPAMNTHPNPKKVLVVGGGDGGVIREVIKHDAVEKAVLVEIDGKVIEYSKTYLPEIAGKLDEPNVEVLVNDGYMHIIEHKDEYDVIIVDSTEPVGPAAPLFERGFYQGIYESLKEDGIFVAQTDNPWFKADLIQKVNKDVKEIFPIVHVYGCNIPTYPSGLWTFTMGSKKHDPLAVDETQIPEMDTKYYSPRLHKAAFVLPKFVEDLTK, encoded by the coding sequence ATGGAATTGTGGTTTACGGAGAAGCAGACCCCTGTATTCGGGATTACCGCAAAGATCAAGCAGACTTACGTCACGGAGCAAACGGATTTCCAGGATCTCGCAATAATTGAAACCGAAGAATTCGGCAATATGCTTGTACTGGATGGCATGGTGATGACAACGGTAAAGGACGAGTTTGTATATCATGAGATGGCGGCACATCCGGCCATGAACACTCACCCTAATCCGAAAAAAGTGCTGGTGGTTGGCGGTGGTGACGGCGGTGTAATCCGTGAAGTCATCAAACATGATGCTGTGGAAAAGGCAGTTCTCGTCGAAATTGACGGTAAAGTGATTGAATATTCAAAAACATACTTACCTGAAATTGCCGGCAAACTCGATGAGCCGAACGTTGAAGTGCTCGTTAACGATGGTTACATGCATATTATTGAACATAAAGATGAGTACGACGTCATCATCGTCGACTCGACAGAACCTGTAGGCCCGGCAGCGCCACTCTTTGAACGCGGTTTCTATCAGGGGATTTATGAATCACTCAAAGAAGATGGTATCTTCGTTGCGCAGACGGACAACCCTTGGTTTAAGGCAGACCTGATCCAAAAGGTGAACAAAGATGTCAAAGAAATCTTCCCGATCGTACATGTGTACGGCTGTAATATTCCAACCTACCCAAGCGGTCTGTGGACATTCACCATGGGCAGCAAAAAACACGATCCGCTGGCGGTGGATGAGACTCAAATCCCGGAGATGGATACGAAGTATTACTCTCCGCGTCTGCACAAAGCGGCATTTGTACTTCCAAAATTCGTGGAAGATTTAACGAAATAA